Below is a window of Pocillopora verrucosa isolate sample1 chromosome 6, ASM3666991v2, whole genome shotgun sequence DNA.
ATCCTGCGCTGCAAAAAACTGCATAACGGGTAAAGCAGCAAAGAATAATTTGTgtatttattcaaatatgtAAAAGGATATGAATTTTAAGGATGtataaatgtaaaaaaagcCATGAAAtccggaaaaaagttttttttgttgaaaataaaatccttGTCAAACTAGACAGGACACCGCTACTTTGAatatactgaaaataaaataaaatgaaatatctgGAAATGCATCTCTTGTTGAAATTAGTCGCGAAGTCGGCGCTGTTCTATTAGAGAAGCAACATACTTGTGTATACAAAAAGACTTGCAACTGAACTTACTGTTAGTGTCTTCACTGAATTAAATCAGTAATATTCTTGCAAGATATTTCTTTGAATGACACTGGTTCAAATTAGAATGGCACATCTTGGGATCAGTATTGTTGCCTCAACCTAGGTTTGCCAAGTCAGGAACGAGGTTGGACTTACCGAAGACCTtcactcaatttttttatgaacaaattTCGGATCAATAtaagtatctgggcaactgcccacctacccctcccctaacctaacctaaccctaaccctaaccctaaccctaacttgtcatcaattgactgttgttgggttaggggaggggtaggtgggtagttgcccagatactgatattgatcccaaatttctacaggagaaaaaaatccaatttAGCAAAGATGTCGTTTCAGCTGATTTCTATCcctatatatatagatataaataaataaataaataactaaatatataaatatatatatatatatatatatatatatataagcagCGTAGAATTGGTATACCTAACGATGAACTCCCAGTAAGAGGATCCACTGGATACAATGTCTCGACGTGAATTTATAGTTAATTGTACTATAAGGACGTAACGAAGAGGCCAACTCTTGACTGTTCTGGACGAGTTTAATGCACGACGTTTCGGCCGTTCGGCCTTCttcaggttaaaaattaaaaactaaaaatctaTTTGCAATGATTGCGACTTCTAGTCTACTTCGAGTCTACCTTTCActcatttatatttatatatatatatatacataagcTAAAGAATTAAAGGGaacgcatcgattctctgttactctgagtttcgcgcctaagcgctcgtcagatagaactttctctgaaaaaaaagttctgtctgacgagcgctttggcgcgaaactcagagtcacaaaGAATCGAtacgtcctctttaattctttaacttatgtatacttagctctgctaccacagcattgagcactttatgccaaggtagactctacccacattcatttatatatatatatatatatatatatatatatatatatatatatatatatataaacaaaacaaaaaaatcatttggaaAATCTAGAGGGCGCGTATGTTCCGGTTGGAGTCTTAAATGTGAATGATATAAAGTCACTGAGGATATGAACTGTAACACTGATTCAATGGAAGGCGGCGAGTCAGTGTGCATAAAGCGGATGAAAATGTATATCATAACACACTTCGAGACATTTATTCGAAGTAGTAAGCAGCAAAGACACAATGACTGAGAGACATGCTTTTAATTAGTTTACAACTGAACATATCTTTTGCTCTCTCTCAAGATTCACTCTTAatcaaaaactggaaaaaaaaactttatgaaaATCTCTAACATCACATAATCATTCAATAGTTGTACGCGCACTCTgtgaacaaagaaaagaaaaattttacagaTTTTACAGTAATGAATGCCCTTTTAAAATGGAtacaaaaataactttgaataattgtttcttttcaagaattccaGGCTGATTGATGGTAATCAATATACATTGACCTTATCGGAAAAGCAGAAAATAATAACGATATACTCGTATAAGATAACTTTGGATAATTTTAGACACTTTTTAGCTGCCAAATTACGACAGCTTTGCGTATTTTTGTTCAAACTTGCCGTATGGCAATAGATTTCGGTTCTCTAATTCGCGTCCAGtggcatcaatttttttcacataaAACTTTTCCTTGCCTTAGCGAAGCTCAGTGGAAAGAGATATTTTCATCTCAATCGATTTAGGAAAATAGCCTTTAATAAAAGGCAGGAAGAAGGAAAGCACAACTATTACACcgtgaaaagagaaatttactcctttttcttttcttattatCCAGATTACggccagttttctttaattttcctccTCAATAAACAACTGTGCCGAAGGAGAAGAGATCGTCGGTAAATTATAAGTCACCGACAGAGACATTACATGCGCGTGTAACATTTACGAAGCACGGGAAACGCGCATTCGTGCGCACATGGCTGTACGCATCTCAAGCACACACAGAAGGCCTTTAAATTTGGAACATAATGTTTTGGTTCTCAAATGTCTCCTCTAGGAGCTACAGATAAGTTTAATTGCCATTATTATGATGAATAAACATTTCCAGAGTAGCCCTGTATAggggaaaataattaaatgtttCATTCAGAATTGCAATAGCCACTTCTACCTATGTTAGGGGTTAGTTCTTGACTTAAAGAAGTTCGCAAACCAAAATTAACACTGAATTCTGACGGAACACGGTTGTTCTCTGAAAAGAAAGACGTTTCATGGACCATTTTCTGTGCTCCCGTAAGATTTTCCACCATTTGAGTCCTGTTTGGTGATTGCGCTGTCATCTCCAGACCCTCTCCTTCCTTTATTTCCGTTGCCATCACCCATCTCCTCGTCCCCAATCCCCACGGCTGAGCCAACGAAGGAAGAATCTGACAACTCAGTGTCTTTAAGTTTCTCAATAAATGAGGCTTTCTGCATTTGATGGTGAATGTTAGATGCGATCATACTGAGTGTGATGGAAAGGACTGACAGGCCAAGGAATACGAGGAAAATATTCACGAAGACGAGCTGGGAAAAGAAGATTAAAGAACTAAGTTTGCAATTATGGATTACACCAGTAGGTAGAGCTCTTTTCGATTGGGTGTCATAAAACTacaaccaaagtaatcacaacagccaatcagaagaaacgTTAAGTGTCCATGAActcaaaagcgcgggaaaacgcgggaaACCACGTCgtgattgattttatttttacacttgattggttgagagagtggcacgagtttgtttcctggaccaatcacagagcgaagtagaGTAAAAACAAGGCAATCCCGGATTCCTTTCGACagtcaattaaaaattgctcttaTATGTACGCTTGATAAGATGTTAAGCATTCGAAAGGcatacaaaattaagaaaaaataaaaacaagcaataACTCGATTATATGGAGCCGGTCGCTAAAATTATCTGTTTTAAATGGGTCTGTAAAAGTCACATAACCTACTCTTCAAATGTGATTTCAGAAATTCTGGTCAGTAATGAtgagtgattagcatgtaatttctctttacaatatcacccctgcatcacacattgaggtcatgagaataaaggaaatgatcaccaacttaagaaactcttgattgttaaacaaattctccttgtcagcacctttgaTATGTATAAcaaacagcatggagaatatttatactaACGCTTTGGTTTAGAGGGTAAATTGTACAGCTGGTATGCATTCATTGCCATGAAACTGATAGCTCTATCTGGTGACAGTTCTTGAAACTCGTCACTTAAAGTTGAATACATTAATTCCTAATTTCTATCTACTGATCTTTTTTTACACAATATGTTCATCCAACAGATACTCGTGATTATATCGCTGCGTGCTTAATTGCATGGTATATGTAGATGTATGCAAGGAATCGCAATATACCTGCTCTTTCTGTGGTACGACGTCTCCAAACCCAATGGTAAGATACGTTATGTATTGAAAATAAAGAGAGGTGCCAAAATCCCATCCTTCTATCCAACAAAACAGCCCAGCCATAAGAGTGGTGAAGATAAGAAGAATTAACAGACCCATCCACAAAGGAGCGTCCACTTGGCCATCATCTCCGTCTTGGACACTGGAAGAAAATAGACAAAGGTATTAGCCTGTTCCAGGTGTTCAGTTAGCAAAACGAAGCGAAATTGTAGACGGCGCAGTAGTGGTACAGGAGGAAAACGCTGCCCGGGAGGCCTGGGTCGGGTCGCGTTGAGATCTGCGCGACTCGACCCAGGCCTTCCTCGTTTTTTCCACCCTACCGCTATCACCGGGTCGTTTACTTTTGCACTTTGTTTTACTGCCAAAACGCCTAGAACAGGCTTAAAACTCATTATAGGAAGAGGCATAAAATTGCTTCCCCAAAAGCCTTTTGGTGCCCATGCACTTTTCCCAGTTTCAAAAGCTTAAAGCGACTTAATGCATTTTTACTCTATTTGAATTGCATGTTTTTCCACAGAACCACCGGCGATTCGTCAAGTTTTCGTGATTCCTCGTTTACTCTTAGGTGGAAAGCAGACATTGTGAGAAGAGTTTCCTACCCAAAAACACAGCCAGGGCTCGAACTCAGACCCCTCTATTCCCAGTCCAGCGCATCAACCACCCTACCTTTGCGTCTGCCATTTAGCGTAAAGATAAAGCACAGAAAAAGACGACACAATGGGTTTTATGCTAAGAATCGCATGAATGATAACATAAAACTTACGTTCGTTCATATTCGTACGACTTGTGAACTTTCCTATACCATTTAAGAAGCCAAGCGCATGCGTCGTTTATGTAATCACCCAAAATTTTACCAACGATAGCAAGGAGTGCTAGGGTCAGTGGTATTCCTAGTAGTGCGTAAATGACACAAATGACGCGGCCAGCTACTGTTACTGGGGACAAGTTTCCATAACCTAAGAAAAATGAGTTATATTGAACTAAAAACATTTGCATAAAGtatatcaaaataattatgtATTCACAGCATTTCTTGATCTAATGGGCAGCCAAATTAATGGTTACAATTTACAGACGTATCCGATCTACAGGCTtaataatttaaatcatttGCAAAGCGTACTTAACAGTCCCACATGATAGTGCCCCTCAGACTGCTCAATAgaagactacgagcagtccctgtTTTTCGGTGAAGTCCCGCAAGTCAAAAAGACACATTGAAAAGAGAAACATTATGTTAGCACGCTGCGCTGAACTCTGGAAGTTTGACTTGTACGGCAGACCTCGTCGAATAGCAGAGACTGCTTGTAGTATAGCTCAGTAGCGTTTCCTTGGACAGTCACCTGGTAAGTTTTGATCCACTTGTGCGCGAAAAAATTAATCTAGAAAAATATACTGCAGTCACTCGTAATAAGGAGAAGGAACTCAggaacaaatggaaattttttctgtctttataaaattgtattgtgtcctttttcttctcaacttttgtattttgatttgtttcttttcgctacctatttatttaataatctattaaattctagaaaattaataCCCTATGTAGTGTAATCAACAAACAGAATTCTTATTAGTGACTCGAACAATTAACACGCAAACAATAACGTAAATAGATCAACTGTAACTCAATTTGACTAGTGTAATTGTATTGTAATAtatgtattgtaagtagtgcAAGTTAATGTAGTGTAAGCATTGTGTAAGAAATAAGTATAGGGTAAGTACTTATGTAAGTATTGTATatagaataaaatgaaaataaaaatttaaaaaaaaaagttttgatacaCAGATTTCAAGGTTAGAAACACTTAGTACAAAATTACAATTACGGTTACGAGAACAAAAGAAACGATCACCAAGAAGCCCTAGATGGTTATTCCTGttagcactttaggaaatgtatagagaactgtatggacagtgtacatactgatgttagggtacaAAGGGTTAATTAATAGAGAGCAGCAGGATAAACAGTGCTGGCTAAAGGTGCTCCTAAAAGTCGATTACCCCAAATACCAGATTAGACACATGATTAAAACTGCTATATATTGCTGATACATGTTACTTACCAATTGTAGTTGTTACAGTCATACAGAAGAAGATAGAATTATAGATGTTCCATTCCTTTTTGGCTGCAGCCGTAC
It encodes the following:
- the LOC131769509 gene encoding TWiK family of potassium channels protein 7-like, with translation MPLFKGKDKEDDTEGDRKKMLPNMNLPSIDKTKIKSSLKCVKWIQKKIQKKGAAFPLFMILLNAAYLTLGGLIFMALERQPKVVVNTSQELVDIFNVLKNSEISQNLSLSDGINVPGLVQNLTSKDLEKLEGVLSRITNQRTAAAKKEWNIYNSIFFCMTVTTTIGYGNLSPVTVAGRVICVIYALLGIPLTLALLAIVGKILGDYINDACAWLLKWYRKVHKSYEYERTVQDGDDGQVDAPLWMGLLILLIFTTLMAGLFCWIEGWDFGTSLYFQYITYLTIGFGDVVPQKEQLVFVNIFLVFLGLSVLSITLSMIASNIHHQMQKASFIEKLKDTELSDSSFVGSAVGIGDEEMGDGNGNKGRRGSGDDSAITKQDSNGGKSYGSTENGP